From one Trifolium pratense cultivar HEN17-A07 linkage group LG1, ARS_RC_1.1, whole genome shotgun sequence genomic stretch:
- the LOC123891294 gene encoding uncharacterized protein LOC123891294 has product MAEQRTLRQLAAPYVNYNGLCIQYTDVDIPFELKSGLIHLLPKFHGLAGEDPHKHLKEFQVVCSTPLRPEGITEDHIKLRAFPFSLQGAAKDWLYYLEPNSVSTWNDLKKVFLERYFPASRAASIRKEICGLLPMDRNILDAASGGALVDKTPAAAKALIENMSLNSQQFTTRNNSASVNEIQSSSSSIKALETKFDARIDELTSLVKKLAVSKAQPAKVCGICTSSEHPTDTCPILQNETITELPQAYTAAALYNQNRYNNPDLSTNKYHPSWRNHQNLQYGNQSQAAAPAAPPATSSLEDLVKQLAQRTDASNQNLTTQMGQMANAIGQLQAQGSGNLPAQTVPNVNVSAITLRSGRVSEPAPEKKKKKTVASSSAPEPPSVTIETEPEKERVYVPPIPFPQRVQKNIKKTVEEDKEILDVFRKCAVNIPLLDAIKQIPKYAKFLKDLCTHKRKLKENERVSLGRNVSAFIQPKTGSSANVSVISQTMPKKCDDPGVFAIPCSIGDRKFENCMLDLGAGINVMPTSIYNNLDLGPLQPTGLIVQLANRSNARPAGKVEDVLVQVNDLILPADFYILDMEGETNSSRAPIILGRPFMRTARTKVDVYDGTMSMEFGDIVAKFNIFDAMKHPVEEHSVFYMDLVTNTNLCSVCAKIESDLQDNNIQTGEVVVNEAVCTVKVLDIPAAPTTHSHDKEKTTHFHDKMISKKKFFVGQKVLLFKSRLKDMVGKFRSKWIGPFVVTNVFPSGAIEIKSTDYRRPLSV; this is encoded by the exons ATGGCTGAACAAAGAACACTAAGGCAGCTTGCTGCTCCTTATGTCAATTACAATGGTCTATGTATTCAATATACTGACGTTGATATTCCTTTTGAATTGAAATCTGGTTTGATACATTTGTTGCCCAAGTTTCATGGTCTTGCAGGTGAGGATCCGCATAAGCATTTGAAGGAATTTCAGGTAGTTTGCTCCACACCATTGAGGCCCGAAGGTATCACGGAAGACCACATCAAGTTGAGAGCCTTTCCATTCTCATTACAAGGTGCTGCTAAAGACTGGCTCTACTACCTTGAGCCAAATTCTGTTTCAACTTGGAATGATCTGAAGAAGGTCTTTCTAGAGAGATACTTTCCCGCTTCTAGAGCAGCatcaatcagaaaagaaatatgcg GGTTGCTACCAATGGATCGAAACATTTTGGATGCTGCAAGTGGTGGAGCACTTGTTGATAAAACTCCAGCTGCTGCAAAGGCCTTGATCGAAAACATGTCACTCAACTCGCAACAGTTTACAACCAGAAATAATTCTGCAAGTGTAAATGAGATTcagtcttcctcttcctccatcAAGGCGCTCGAAACCAAGTTTGATGCTAGAATTGATGAACTTACTTCCTTGGTGAAAAAATTGGCAGTTAGCAAAGCTCAACCAGCAAAAGTGTGTGGTATTTGTACTTCTTCTGAGCACCCGACTGATACATGCCCCATTCTACAAAATGAAACAATAACTGAGCTTCCTCAAGCATATACAGCAGCAGCCCTTTACAATCAAAACAGGTACAACAATCCTGACCTCTCCACCAACAAATATCACCCTAGTTGGAGGAATCATCAAAACCTCCAATATGGGAATCAATCACAAGCTGCAGCCCCTGCTGCCCCACCAGCCACTTCTTCACTGGAAGACCTTGTCAAGCAACTGGCACAACGAACAGATGCTAGCAATCAGAACCTGACAACGCAGATGGGACAAATGGCCAATGCAATAGGCCAACTACAAGCTCAAGGCTCGGGAAACCTTCCTGCACAAACAGTGCCGAATGTGAATGTGAGTGCAATTACTTTGAGATCCGGAAGAGTGTCAGAACCAGctccagagaaaaagaagaagaaaaccgttGCATCATCATCTGCTCCTGAACCTCCTTCTGTTACAATTGAGACCGAAcccgaaaaagaaagagtatatGTGCCACCAATTCCTTTTCCTCAAAGGGTGCAGAAAAATATCAAGAAGACAGTTGAGGAAGACAAGGAGATTTTAGATGTATTCAGAAAATGTGCGGTTAACATTCCTCTCCTTGATGCAATTAAACAGATTCCTAAATATGCAAAATTCCTGAAAGACTTGTGCACACACAAGAGGAAGTTGAAGGAAAATGAGAGAGTCAGTTTGGGACGAAATGTTTCTGCTTTCATTCAGCCCAAAActggttcctcagctaatgtctCAGTTATCAGTCAGACCATGCCAAAAAAGTGTGATGATCCAGGAGTTTTTGCTATTCCCTGTTCCATTGGGGATCGCAAGTTTGAAAATTGTATGCTTGATCTGGGAGCAGGTATTAATGTTATGCctacttctatttataataaCCTTGATCTTGGTCCTTTGCAGCCTACAGGTTTAATCGTGCAATTAGCAAATAGGAGCAATGCCCGCCCTGCTGGGAAGGTAGAAGATGTCCTAGTTCAAGTTAATGACTTGATTCTTCCTGCAGATTTCTACATTCTAGACATGGAGGGCGAAACTAATTCCAGTAGGGCACCCATCATTCTAGGCCGACCATTCATGAGAACGGCaagaacaaaagttgatgtttatGATGGAACCATGTCCATGGAGTTTGGCGACATTGTCGCTAAGTTTAACATTTTTGATGCCATGAAACATCCCGTGGAAGAACATTCTGTTTTTTATATGGATTTAGTTACTAACACTAACCTTTGCTCTGTTTGTGCTAAGATTGAATCTGATTTGCAGGATAATAACATTCAAACAGGTGAAGTTGTTGTCAATGAGGCGGTCTGTACGGTTAAAGTTCTTGACATTCCGGCTGCCCCAACCACACACTCCCATGATAAAGAAAAGACTACGCACTTCCATGATAAGATGatttccaaaaagaaattttttgttggCCAAAAAGTCTTGCTGTTTAAGTCTCGCCTGAAAGATATGGTTGGTAAGTTTCGATCCAAGTGGATTGGCCCCTTTGTCGTGACTAATGTTTTTCCTTCTGGTgctatagaaattaaaagtacAG ATTATCGTAGACCACTTTCCGTATGA
- the LOC123902220 gene encoding uncharacterized protein LOC123902220 encodes MRLISKSFIFSLSILVMLSSTTYSQIKSPNIQSATYLSEKFEVGPGEVVSKSMFDIEFPTGHIGVKSFDVDIVDEQGNSVPLHETYFHHYFAIKYIINKTHDFNDLTKPFGGAIFKRNDGTCNEAILPHYWGFGSESRGTSTKIPDPFAVELGNPANIPEGWEEKWLFNIMVIDTRGTKNRKSCTECRCDQFNLPQNFYNVSTEIHGKPLSPEYKGGIFCCKDNFQCKLIKGFEAPRRKLALRYKVTWVDWDQHQIPLRFYILDSTDRIRTNGSETIHDCLAEYTIPENNSGDRFHVQKSSIPMKKGGYLIYGTAHMHTGVVNATLYGQDGRTLCTSTPKYGTGKEAGNEEGYLVEMSVCYPTPGSIKINDGETVTVESRYKNEFITGAMGHIYIYLADQLPYET; translated from the exons ATGAGATTGATCtctaaatcatttattttctcattaTCAATACTTGTGATGCTATCAAGCACAACTTACTCACAAATAAAGTCTCCTAATATTCAATCAGCAACATATTTGTCAGAAAAGTTTGAAGTGGGGCCCGGAGAAGTTGTGTCAAAATCAATGTTTGATATTGAGTTTCCAACGGGTCATATAGGAGTCAAGAGCTTTGACGTTGATATAGTTGATGAACAAGGGAATTCTGTACCATTGCATGAAACTTACTTTCATCATTATTttgctataaaatatattataaataaaactcATGATTTTAATGATCTTACCAAACCTTTTGGGGGTGCCATCTTCAAAAGAAACGACGGAACATGCAACGAAGCTATTCTTCCACATTATTGGGGTTTTGGAAGTGAATCACGGGGAACAAGTACAAAAATTCCCGATCCATTTGCAGTTGAACTAGGAAACCCTGCAAATATTCCAGaagggtgggaagagaaatggCTATTTAACATCATGGTCATTGATACACGGGGCACAAAAAATAGGAAAAGCTGCACTGAATGTAGGTGTGACCAATTTAATCTcccacaaaatttctataatgTGTCAACTGAAATTCATGGAAAACCCTTGAGCCCCGAATATAAAGGAGGAATCTTTTGTTGCAAAGATAACTTTCAATGCAAATTAATAAAGGGATTTGAAGCACCAAGGAGAAAGCTTGCCTTAAGATACAAAGTAACATGGGTTGACTGGGACCAACACCAAATTCCACTTAGATTTTATATACTTGACTCCACTGATCGAATTAGAACAAATGGTTCCGAAACAATCCACGATTGTCTG GCAGAATATACTATTCCAGAAAATAATAGTGGTGACCGTTTTCACGTTCAAAAATCTAGCATCCCCATGAAAAAAGGTGGTTATCTTATCTATGGCACTGCTCATATGCATACGGGTGTTGTTAATGCAACACTTTACGGACAG GACGGAAGGACATTGTGTACATCAACACCAAAATATGGAACAGGAAAGGAAGCAGGGAATGAGGAAGGCTATCTTGTTGAAATGTCTGTATGTTATCCAACACCAGGTTCAATCAAGATTAATGATGGTGAAACTGTGACGGTAGAATCAagatataaaaatgaatttatcaCTGGAGCTATGGGACATATCTACATCTATTTGGCTGATCAACTGCCATACGAAACATAG